The genome window AGCAACAGGCTACTGCGGCGGGGGCGGGGATTGCCATGCTGCCATCCTTTGCCGCCGATGCCGATCCGCGCCTGCAACGGGTGCTGGGTGACGAGGTGTGCTTTACCCGCACTTTCTGGATGCTGATGCCGATCGAACTCAAGGACATCGCGCGGATGAAAACCACCTGGAATTTCCTGCGCGAAAAGGCTCAGGCGAATCAGGATGCCCTGATGGGGCACATCAGCGGATAATGGGGTTATCCGCTATCGTCTGAAACATTCACCGCTTGATTACCGAGAGTGCCGAAATATGCTGGATATGGGCAAGCTGCAACCCTTTGTTCTGGATATGCTGCCGTTTCTCGGGGTGTGCCTGGGGGTTTTTCTGCTGCTCGGGTTGAGCCACTGGTTGCTGCTGGCACGCCACCCGGACATGGGCAATGAAAAGCGCTTTCCGCGGCAACTGATACTGCTCGGTGCCACCCTGGCCGGCTTGTTGCTGATATTACTGGTGATGCCGATCGATCAGGGCACACGGGGGCAGGTGATAGGCCTGCTCGGGCTGCTGATTTCCGGCCTGCTGGCATTTTCCTCGACCAATGTGCTGGGCAACCTGATGTCGGGTTTGCTGTTGCGCATGACCAAACCATTTCGCCTGGGTGACTTTATCCGGGTGGGCGAGCATTTCGGCCGGGTCTCCGAGCGCGGTCTGTTTGATACCGAAATCCAGACCGAGAACCGTGAGCTGGTGGCGCTGCCCAATACCTATCTGATCAGTAATCCGGTAACCACCATTCGCAGTTCCGGCACCATCGTATCCACCGAACTGTCGCTGGGTTTTGATGTGCACCATGCGCAGATCGAGCCTTTGCTGCTGCAGGCAGCCAGTGCCAGTGGCTTGCAGGATGCCTTCGTGCATGTGCTGGAAATCGGCAATTTCGCCGTGACCTATCGCATCGCCGGTTTTCTCGAGGACCCCAAGCACCTGCTTACGGCGCGTTCCGATCTGTGTCGCCAG of Pseudomonas pohangensis contains these proteins:
- a CDS encoding mechanosensitive ion channel family protein, whose protein sequence is MLDMGKLQPFVLDMLPFLGVCLGVFLLLGLSHWLLLARHPDMGNEKRFPRQLILLGATLAGLLLILLVMPIDQGTRGQVIGLLGLLISGLLAFSSTNVLGNLMSGLLLRMTKPFRLGDFIRVGEHFGRVSERGLFDTEIQTENRELVALPNTYLISNPVTTIRSSGTIVSTELSLGFDVHHAQIEPLLLQAASASGLQDAFVHVLEIGNFAVTYRIAGFLEDPKHLLTARSDLCRQVLDALHGQDIEILSPTYMVQRPLEATARVIPPPVCAATADKTAAETTEAPEELLFDKAEQAEKLSAERKALRASIEEMQANLKAAAADARAQIKAGIEEAQAQLQALEQARPDEEEQSAGLY